The sequence below is a genomic window from Lolium perenne isolate Kyuss_39 chromosome 4, Kyuss_2.0, whole genome shotgun sequence.
TCCTAACTAATGTGAATGTTAGAACTACTAGCAACTATGGCAACACACCTGAAAATGGGGCCAGACCATTCTGGCACTTCTGCTTGGAGATCTCTATCAATTCGAACCCCAGAAACATATGGTTCAGCATCTTTGAACATGTACTCTATATGACTCATGCCATGAGGCCTTTGCTCCATATTCCCGGAAGACTTCACCTTTCCCTCTGACAGTTTACCATAAAGACTCTTAGGTTTCTTCCTGAAGCATGGGGGGCAATACCATTCACCAACTGGTACCTCCTTAATACAAGGGATGCAACAAGACAAATGGAATGCTGCTTCACAGGAATCACATATAAGCATCTTTAGTGGATCATCCAAGCTCCCACAAGTATTGCATGCCAGCAAACAGTTGGCATTACAATCAGCCGATTCCTCTAAAGTGATTCTAGTTCGTGACTCGGTGAGAAGCCCATCTTTTCTCAATATGGCAATGCATAGATCCCTTGCTGATGTGATCTCTGTTATCAGTTCTATAGGGCTCATATATGATGAGGAACATTCAGCAGCAGCATTTTTGTCTAGCATCACGGAAGATGGCAGCATACTTGACACTGAACATGTCTTGTTCACACCAGAATTTGGCTCCAAAGAAACTCCAGCAGGCTCTTCAATCTCAAGGACAGGGTCTATCTTACCTGCTGTCACAATTGAGAATGTTGGATCTGAGGGATTAGCAGGGCGCAGTAAGGAAGAGTGATCTTCAGCGGTAGTGCAACTTTTAGTTGCCATTTCTTTAACTTCTTCATCTGCTACAAGAGCATTTGAATCTTTATCCATCTTTCTCCTTTTAtaaacattgccatccttattttCTGCAGATAGTGCGCACATTGTGTTAACAGCCGGTAAACAAACATAACTTGTGGACGAAGAGGGTGCCTGTGTTAAGTGTAAACCTCACTCACCATTTTCATGCAAAGATTCTTCTCTGTAACTATTTGAAGGGCACTCGCTCCATTTTGGAGTCATCTGTTACCAAATATAACCAGACGCCACATATATTCAGATGACAAAGACATCTACACTGGAATTAAGAAGATTCATACTTAAGTACTCATATATAAGAAGTCATGAGATTATACCGGTCTATTGCAAGTATGCTTAATAAGCTGACCCTCAAACTTAATGTAGTAACCCCATCCTCCAATTCCAGCAAATAAGTTCCTTCTTTTACGAGGCAGTGAATAAGTTCCTGGACATAAATAATTCAAATAAGAACTGGTGAGGTCACAACTCATTGAGTGAGGTCCAGAAAGCAGAACCACAGCATATAAGATCGAACTTTACTAGCAAAGGTGTGAAACATGCAGACAAGTAACAAGTACAATATACCAAACGGCTTTTTAATGATTCTTCCAATGACACCTTTTCTGAAAGTGTGAAGAAACACAATGATGTTTGTATTCACGGGCTTTAGTAACTTTGCCAAAAGTTCAGAAAGATTATATAGCACAAGCTACACATTATCACAAGCAAATCAAGGAGCCGATGAATACAGGGACCTATGCCAGCAACAAAGTCCAATCAATGAAGATTACTTTGAGCGTCCCCATCAAATCATGCAATTTGGATACATTACATAGTAGGGTAGATGCGGATTACTGCCATCCCAAATCCCTCCTCCCAATTAAAATCCACGCAAGCATATAGTATTACATATTAATGACTTGACCAACTACTATTACTGGTTCTAGGATGGTAAGTAATTACTGTGGGTTAACACGTACAACCTTGGTACAGACACCACTAAACACCAGACAATAGATTGGCAGCATCGGCAAGCGAGGCTCGGGAAGTCGGGCTAAGGTGGGGGCTTTTACACAGGAGTGCAAAGTCAACCAATTGAGTTCAAATACTAAGTTTTGTGCCATCCTGATGTAATTTAGACCGATTTCAGGGTTCAATTATAGTCGTGCACATCTAGGGTAATGGCATGAAGTGATGAACATAAACCAGCCACCCACGCACGAAGCAGATATAAATTAAACCCTATAATTCACCCCACCCCCATCCCCCCAATTCTTATCTATGTTTCTACCTCCAATCATCTAACTCCGATTCAGAATACTGCGGTTGGCACTTAAGAGAGAAGTGGCAGTAGATCCATAAGTGAGGTAGAAGTATGGTGCGAAGAGCCTAGCGCAACATGATTATTTGAAAAAATCACAACAAGAAATAAACCCAGAATTAAAAACAAAATATATGGGTAAAGTAGATCCCAGATCTCACATTGTCAATGAAGCATTTATTGTGTAGCGGAAACTTACCTCATACCCAGTAGGGCACTAAAACCAACAAAGGTGTCAACAGATCATTAAAAATTATTGCAGGAAAAACAACAGCTGCAATGGGTTTGACATATTTGATAGCATCGAAGCATTGGAAAATCAAAACAATAATAAACTTGAGGTAACATTTATGATTGTGCTTTTTTGGGTCCACAATTTCTTGAGCTAAATGGTTCATCGATATTAAAACATATCCAATTGGTTTTGATGTAAAACTTGAAAGAATCAATAGTCCAAGATAACGACATGGTATATTGTTCACTTATCTTCTATTAGACAAATATAATTAAGATGCCGCAAgtgaatgcatgccatgtactcaATTGAAATAATCAGGACCAAGTAAACAAGTCGCCTGCCCATACACAGTTATGTGTAACCTCTAAGCTATTTAATTTGAATTTCCTAAGTATATTCTGTAATTTCTTATTCACATTCTCTGAGAAGACACTGCTACTATGAAATTATCAACAATACCAGATGGGTATTATTCCCTTTATTAGGCCACTTCATCCTCCAATGCATATTTTACCATGAATTGCATTTTCTCGAATTTAATCTCCTATAACAAAATCCAAAATTGCTATGATGCTAAACTTCTCTTAATTATGAATAACAATACCATATTAGATGTAACCCTTAAATTTGTATTGAGTTTCATATCCATAGGAATGGCTATTTTTACACTGGCTCGCCAAGCCTATCACAACCCTCCTCTATTCCAAAGAGTATGGAAAATactaagggggggggggggggggggggcagaggATGACCAAAGTTGACATCGGTGGAGGCGGTAAAAAGAGACTTGAGGGATTGGAAGATTTGACTCTTGATAGGCATGCATGGATATCAGCGACTCATTTGTGGTTTACTCGTTTCCTGTTTACTTTTTCTCCTTCTCGTTTGGTTTCCTTATTGTTTCtgttgggtttcatatctagcctacTCCATAAAGTTACTGCAGATGTAACCCATAAAGTATTGCCGAAAGAGCCTTAGACTTCAAAAGGGACAAGAGTGGATGCTACCACCTCTGAAAAATTACTGGTGAGGCATATTACAAGTGCATATGTCCAGTGGCGGATCCACCATCCCTGTTGCCCGGGTGGCCGCCCGGGCTTGCCGGCAGCACGACGCCTTATAACACATGACCTTTTTATAGctttttggcaaaaaaaattcATGGTAGGCATGTTTTCCCAGGCTTCTAGAAACTTCTGGGTCCGCCGATGCATATGTCGAACCCCTGTCCTCCATTCCACCGCCTGCTACCGGTAGCTGCCACTTACCCTACCTCGTCCCACCCGCCCAAAGCAACATTTGATCGGAATTTTCATTTTCGCTGCCTACCGTCCATCCATCTACATAGGATAACGTCATGAACCTGCCACCAGTTAGAGGACGGCATCCGCGTTCTAACAACCAGCGGCAAAAAGAAAGTCTAGCGATGTGCTATAACTTATGAACACATAAATCGTGAACTCTCTTGCCGCAAAACCATCTACCTCTGCAGCGGCGCAACATTCCTCTTCTCCCCTAATTTCTAAGAATGAAGAACAACAGTTTAACTACCATGAGATGGCTCATAGCTGCTAGGCCTCAACAATCCATACCACTACTAAACTAACTAATCGAGATATAAAGGGAAAATTCTTGGTAAAAAAATTAAAGGTTCCCATAAAGCCAGAAAATCCATCAAAGCAAGTTAGGGTTCCTTACCAGCGAAAGAAACGAACCCCAAGTATTGATTGATCTCCGCTCCACGCCAGTCCAATACCAGTAGAGCCGCAGAAGTGATCAGGATAACCACGACGAGGGCGAGCAGAGAGTTCCTTGGATGCGGAAGGAGGCTGGAGGCGCGTGCGCGGGCGCGGGCGAAAAGGGCGATGGCGGGGAGGGGAAAGATACCAGGCGTCGGAGGAGCTGGCCCTCTTGGTGGTTTCGGCAGAGGGCGATGTCGGCGGCAGAGACCAGTGCGTTGGCGGAGGAGGGCGGGGATGAACGGCGGGCTACGCCGCGGCGGCGGGCGGAGGATGCGGGGGGATGCTTTTTTAGCAGTTCGAACAGGCCTGCGCTCTTGTTGGGTTTGGGTCGGACTCGAATGTGCCTAAGAAAAGGGGAAATAGTAGGTTTTGTATATTACCACAAGTAAAAGATCCCAAGtttacaaaaagaaaataaataatACCACTTAAATCTTAGTATTTAGGTTGCCATACAAAAATATACTACTAAACCCTAAGCCCTACACAAAACTTCTGATTTGGCGCGCTCTTACGTGGAGTCGGCCCGGGTCTAATGAGTATTTTCGTATTGTGTGTATTGAGGCGGGGGAATCTTTGAGAATTATTAGACATGTGTGTTAGGCTAATATGCTCCTAAGGATGGTTTCTTGTGTGAGATCAGGTAATTTCTGATGTTAAGATGGAAAGGTGAAGACGCTTGTGTGTTGTTAGAGTAATGGTCTTAGCGGAGGTCATGCATTCTTTTGGGATGAAACTACAAGTTATTGTATTAGAAGCTAATATGTGCTCCATTGATATCTTAATTAAAGATGTTGTGAAAGGTCATAATTGGAGAGCAACTTTTATGTATGGGGAACCAAAAGTTGAAAATGGACAAATCATGTGGGGTTGGTTGATGAGTGAGGGCTCAATTCTTAGTCTCATGGCTAGTTTGTGGCGTTTTTAACTAAACCATGAGGCGGCATGAACACGCCACTTAGGAAAAGTTAGATGGCAGTTTTCAGTGCCGTCCTTATCTTATGTGagttgattgatttgaggtttcatCCACATATGATAACAGAAGGAGCGACAATAAAAATATACATGTTTGGCTACATACGGCATGTGTTGATCAAGATTGGAGAGACGTGTATCCTCGAGCAATGATGAGACAGCTCACGTCTTCCGAATTGGACTGATATCCTATTGTGGTTCATTGTCGTGTGAGTATGGTGATAAAACAAGGAACGGTAGACGTTGTTATGAGATTATGTGGGAAATGAATCTTTCCGTCCAAAAATGAATGAGCAAGCTTGGGATAGCCATTGTCCCAGTGGGGATTTAGGTTAAACAAAACAATCAGACGTGGAGCAAGGAAAAATTTGGACATTTTACGCGTGATCTAGAAAGATCAAGAGCCGAGCTAGAGGAACTCCAAGCAATTAATGATGGTAGAACTATGATACAAGCGAAGATCGACATGATCGATGACATTGGTATGCCTAGCAGGCATGCCGAATAAAGTACCCTGGTTATATAAAGAGGACATGAAGCCCACAGACCCGAAACTTTGGAGGCCCAGAAACCCAGAGATCTTCGGATAAAAAAAGTAGAGTTGTAGTAGGAATCTTGTACCAACATAGGAAAGGCCCAATCCGCCTCGgatagtttgtaacttgtacaacacgaaaagcctcggctccacctcctatataaaggggagccgagggagaaatGAGAGATCGAAATCTTTGCCACCAGAACCACCGTAATCTTGAGTCAAGAATCTTTGTCGGCTGAACCTTTGAGatatacttgccctctacttcttacgaaaccctaatcaatctgtaggcattgacgagttaatccctcgtcaATCGATGAACTTCTCCATGAAGAAGAGATGGTGTGGCTTTAGAAATCAAGAATAAGCTAGCTAAAACTAGGGGACCGTAATACTAGTTTTTTCACCGTAAAGTTGTGGAGAGCCCGCAAAAAATATGATTAGTTGGTTACAGAATGAAGACGGATTGTGGATTCGGGTCTCAACTGAGATGGAGCACATGGCTACATATTCGAAGAGATATTCCTAAAGGACCCAACCACTGCTCTGCACGATGCACTTGATGTAATTCTATAAAACGTTAATATGGATATGAATGGAAAGTTTTATGAAGAGTTTAGTGAACCAGCTATTGTAGGTGCATTGTTAAAAATTTGATCGCTGAAGGCATCAGGTCCTGATGGGGTCCCTAGCAGGTTTACCAAAGGAACTAGGTGTGATCAAGGAGGAAATTGTCGATGCATGAAGTTATTCTTTGTGATTGGAACTAAGCCTCCAGTGTTAATGACACATCTATAGTTCTCATACAAAAGATCCCTCGCTTGGATTGTACTAAGGATTTTTGACATGTTAGTCTTTGTAACGATGTCTACAAGATTGTATCGAGGTGCATGTTAATCTTCTAAGTCATCTACTTGTGGATCTTATTTTGGAGAATTAGAGTGCATTCATTCTCGAGAAGCTTAATATTGATAACTCAATCATTAAACCATAAGCTTTCTCATCGGATTCAGTATGGGGGCTTTATATGCATATAAATTGGATCTATGATAAACCCAAAGTGAAGGGGATTGTTGTAgcaccttgatgtctacgcacgcttctattcttgtagacagtgttgggcctccaagtgcagagatttgtagaacaacaacaagtttcccttaagtggaacacccaagttttatcgaactcagggaggtagtggtcatagatatccctctcaagcaatcctgcaattacgatacaagaaat
It includes:
- the LOC127295245 gene encoding uncharacterized protein yields the protein MTPKWSECPSNSYREESLHENENKDGNVYKRRKMDKDSNALVADEEVKEMATKSCTTAEDHSSLLRPANPSDPTFSIVTAGKIDPVLEIEEPAGVSLEPNSGVNKTCSVSSMLPSSVMLDKNAAAECSSSYMSPIELITEITSARDLCIAILRKDGLLTESRTRITLEESADCNANCLLACNTCGSLDDPLKMLICDSCEAAFHLSCCIPCIKEVPVGEWYCPPCFRKKPKSLYGKLSEGKVKSSGNMEQRPHGMSHIEYMFKDAEPYVSGVRIDRDLQAEVPEWSGPIFSDGYFEAPSEIYPAEVKKLNWCSMNNHIRSSSSTGNWIQCREILSTRDSNKPVICGKWRRAPLYVVQTDKWDCSCCLPWDPAHADCAVPQELDTDEVLKQLKFVNMVKSRLADRNHKLA